The nucleotide sequence TGGGACGATATCTCTATGCATCATCACACAGTGAACATGACTCTCCTCAAGACCAAGTTCCTCGAGAATCTTCTCACCACCACAAAACACAAACGGTGAACCAAACGTGACAACAGGTTTCATTGCTTCAGAACTAACGAGTCCTCTACTGAGAAGCATCAGATTCACTATTAACGAGAGACTGCCTCCAAGAGAATGACCTGTAAACTGAAACTTGGCTCTATCTCCGTGTAGAGACAAATGTTCGGTTATTTCAGGTAAGAACTGTTCGTATATTCCTTTTGCTGCCTCATAGATTCCTCTATGGACTAAAACATCAGTGTCCtgcaaaattaatattaatgtcaTAAGATCTCGTAACGGATATTAATAACTGAACCAGTAAGGCAATAACCAAATGGACATCCCTAAGTCATAGATCGTGATGATGGACGGTGCAGTCAGATGTGAATCATATCTTAAGCCATCATATAAAATTGTCGGTTGTATGATATTTTTCCATTATTTGTAGTAACATAATAAACAAgccttaaaaaaatatagatcaTGATTGTCACCTCAAATCTAGTTGGCTCAAAGAAGAGGTTTGCTTTCCAAGAAGCTAAAGAATCAGAACCCTACAAGACAATGACATTAGTTAACACATCAAAGCATATATAATTTGAGAAACAGAGTATTTTGATTGTAGTAGTCAAATTTTGAGAACATTTTACCTGAATCACAAAGCACCTAGTGTATGAGTTTGGCTCATCACACACAAACCACTCACAAGGAGAAGATTGTAGCGACTGCAACTCCCTTGCcgcttctagcttctcatcctCACCCGCAGCAACCACCGCGGTCATTGTAGACGCTGCCGCCTGAGCCGCAGCCGCAGATTTATAAGGGTTGTTCAAGTCTGAAGATTCATACTCTTTGCACGAGTGAATGTATGAAGCGGCTGAAGCAGCAATCTTGTAagcagaagatgaagaagatgatcgtTGTTGAAACTTGTCGGATTCTGATTCAGGCGATGTAACAACAGGAACCCGTGTTGAGTCTTGCTCGAGTTTCTCTCTAAGTAACGCTGCTTTGGCTTTCTTCTCTAGTGAAGATGTAACAAACTTTAACCCGTAGTTTCTTCTCAAATCCTCACCCTTGATCTCAGGTATCGTGTAAGCCACGTTACACAAGTAAGCTAGCTGAGAAAGCTGTTTAGCGTCAGACCAAGAAACCCTAACAAGCAACTTTGAAAACGTTTCGCGTTCCCAATCGCCGTTTTCGTAATCCGCGACGCAACCTTCCCCATCCTCGCAACCACACGTAACGTTTTCATGTTCCGACACAACATCTCCGTTACTATTCTCTGTTCTTGTCTCTTTCTTCCACTGTCTCCTTATCTCAAGCAACCTCTGGACCCAGTTCGCTTTCTTGGCCCCATCAAGATTGGGCTCGACCTCAGGCTCATCATCACTATCTGTATCGTCCTCCGTTTCAAATAGCAATGTTTTTATTGGACTAGGGATTATGGAGCTCGATATTTGAAACGAGAACACTCCGACAGATCGGCTGCTTTTCATTCCCTGACCAGGACGTACGGACACAGCACGTATCCTGTTCTTACAACACAAGTGGTTGTCGGAACTCGATCTCCGTATTCCACCAGCTTTCACGACGAGATCTTGACCGGACAACGATCTACGAAGGCCAAAATGTTCTTTGAAAACGTCGTTGGCCGCAGGTGGAGATGGAGACGCCATAGCCGCA is from Brassica napus cultivar Da-Ae chromosome A4, Da-Ae, whole genome shotgun sequence and encodes:
- the LOC106444992 gene encoding phospholipase A1 PLIP1, chloroplastic, whose amino-acid sequence is MSFNAAMASPSPPAANDVFKEHFGLRRSLSGQDLVVKAGGIRRSSSDNHLCCKNRIRAVSVRPGQGMKSSRSVGVFSFQISSSIIPSPIKTLLFETEDDTDSDDEPEVEPNLDGAKKANWVQRLLEIRRQWKKETRTENSNGDVVSEHENVTCGCEDGEGCVADYENGDWERETFSKLLVRVSWSDAKQLSQLAYLCNVAYTIPEIKGEDLRRNYGLKFVTSSLEKKAKAALLREKLEQDSTRVPVVTSPESESDKFQQRSSSSSSAYKIAASAASYIHSCKEYESSDLNNPYKSAAAAQAAASTMTAVVAAGEDEKLEAARELQSLQSSPCEWFVCDEPNSYTRCFVIQGSDSLASWKANLFFEPTRFEDTDVLVHRGIYEAAKGIYEQFLPEITEHLSLHGDRAKFQFTGHSLGGSLSLIVNLMLLSRGLVSSEAMKPVVTFGSPFVFCGGEKILEELGLEESHVHCVMMHRDIVPRAFSCNYPDHVALVLKRLNGTFRTHPCLNKNKLLYSPMGKVFILQPSESVSPTHPWLPPGNALYVLDKNNEGYSPTALRGFLNRPHPLETLSQRAAYGSEGSVLRDHDSKNYVKAVNGVIRQQTKLIVRKVRRQRRSTVWPMLKPAEPNSSVNDWSLTATEEIMTRA